The following coding sequences lie in one Candidatus Neptunochlamydia sp. REUL1 genomic window:
- a CDS encoding ubiquitin carboxyl-terminal hydrolase family protein, producing MSVNDISYVNQSIAYAQSQVEGNEGPLNQELNDLVFGVSLLYDDLKELLPKLDTTIPSIKKDVTVLQARSSSPKITRVAKRGLTLSHQRMHSGRSITRPVSRHGARIPASHCRKRAKVETVPVRRSDRLARTRGVGPTGLKGIPNYESNCFATSAYQLVKSNPSLYNAIFKSPTFKADRRFDALRAFDRKYDSEVPLSEDDMQKVRTNCLTQFRIPADGHQDPYEVLTNALFAHIPASSPLYSTITTTRVLEFTVLKNMVDMSIMGADNTRVISQEGMEGNQVKVRVRQTLRTDSMLSLPVSLTGISRGATLEEVIAQDLSEVSGELQRLPSGVNARETNRDFNLEVSKTLMLTLKRFDSYGNKVSDPVSVPSGEIRLDERGAHQVKGFVVHRGDSRHNGHYVEFQKVGNQWFLNNDEASTPISTASAICAMQDAYILYAERP from the coding sequence ATGTCTGTAAATGATATTAGCTATGTAAATCAGTCAATTGCTTATGCTCAAAGTCAGGTTGAAGGGAACGAAGGACCTCTTAATCAAGAGCTTAACGATCTGGTTTTTGGTGTTTCCTTGCTCTATGATGATTTGAAGGAACTCCTACCAAAGCTTGATACAACAATTCCATCAATTAAAAAAGACGTGACTGTCCTTCAGGCGCGTTCAAGTTCTCCTAAGATTACTCGAGTTGCAAAAAGAGGTTTAACTCTATCTCACCAAAGGATGCATTCAGGAAGATCTATAACAAGACCTGTTAGTCGGCATGGCGCTCGTATCCCAGCGTCCCATTGTAGAAAAAGAGCGAAAGTTGAAACAGTTCCTGTTAGAAGATCGGATAGGTTAGCTAGAACAAGGGGTGTCGGACCTACAGGACTTAAGGGAATTCCAAACTATGAATCGAATTGTTTTGCGACTTCGGCCTACCAGCTCGTTAAGAGTAACCCTAGCCTTTACAACGCAATTTTCAAATCACCGACATTTAAAGCGGATAGGCGCTTTGATGCTCTGCGTGCATTTGATCGCAAGTACGATTCTGAGGTCCCTCTATCAGAAGATGATATGCAAAAAGTAAGAACAAATTGTTTAACACAGTTTAGAATTCCAGCTGATGGACATCAAGATCCGTACGAGGTGTTAACGAATGCGTTATTTGCTCACATTCCTGCAAGTAGTCCATTATACAGCACGATTACGACGACGAGAGTGCTAGAGTTTACTGTTCTTAAGAATATGGTTGATATGTCCATTATGGGGGCGGATAACACCAGGGTTATTAGCCAAGAGGGAATGGAAGGAAATCAAGTGAAAGTTCGCGTTCGGCAAACGCTGAGGACGGATTCCATGCTTAGTCTTCCTGTGAGTTTAACAGGAATTTCTAGAGGAGCGACTCTTGAAGAAGTTATCGCGCAGGATTTATCAGAGGTTTCAGGTGAGCTCCAGCGATTGCCATCAGGCGTCAATGCTAGAGAGACAAATAGAGACTTTAATCTTGAAGTTTCGAAAACGTTGATGTTGACTTTGAAGCGATTTGATAGCTATGGAAACAAGGTTTCTGACCCTGTTTCAGTTCCAAGCGGAGAAATTCGGCTGGATGAAAGAGGGGCGCATCAAGTGAAAGGGTTTGTCGTTCATCGTGGCGACAGTAGACATAATGGGCATTATGTCGAATTCCAAAAAGTCGGAAACCAGTGGTTTTTAAACAACGATGAGGCGTCGACCCCCATCTCGACAGCTAGTGCCATCTGCGCAATGCAAGACGCCTATATTCTCTATGCTGAAAGACCTTGA
- a CDS encoding ubiquitin carboxyl-terminal hydrolase family protein, translating to MIKQSNIYYHAGAQAANLALYFFIAGRVQGCCSSAAVLTATALQYIRSNQINDQQDRYLCKPSMVFVAAGCLFSQTGVKVGGISLVYFATSFEAIHYHRPKRMDLSPFEDRPAHPDSKGTTDYVTLPTSPVVKQKDSRPSNLAWNAMVSQTYAMRSAPLPGKVGATSRIGSPPRIVLPPRASDQLCSMRVEVGVLSKGVGPTGLKGIPNYSSNCFVISAYQLVKSNPRLYDAIFTSERFKADKRFDALREFDLKYDSGALLTFLDMQKVRTECLTQFRISSCGHQDAYEVLTLALFEHLPPTSTVKTTAVYEFTVPTAEVEERLRGMEKVEVLSRTTIPDRWILSSEQVRVQVRREFPLEPVSSWSVSLDGADAGIQMGDAIRRDLTEGQSRETFKLSSQVVGNQVSREFVFRPGEEVTIALKRFDNFGNKISKKVSVPRGEIQIDDGRPHEVKGFIVHLGRSKSSGHYLEYQKVGEDWYLNNDRLSALISTAEAIRAMEDAYVFYAERT from the coding sequence ATGATAAAACAGTCAAATATTTATTACCATGCAGGAGCTCAGGCCGCAAACCTGGCGCTTTATTTTTTTATTGCAGGGAGAGTTCAGGGGTGCTGTTCTTCAGCAGCCGTTTTGACTGCAACAGCGCTCCAATATATTCGTTCTAATCAGATCAATGATCAGCAGGACCGCTATCTGTGCAAGCCTTCAATGGTCTTTGTTGCTGCTGGATGTCTATTTAGTCAAACAGGTGTGAAAGTTGGTGGAATTTCCCTCGTCTATTTTGCAACGTCTTTTGAAGCAATACACTATCATAGACCTAAAAGAATGGATCTCTCTCCATTCGAGGATAGGCCAGCACATCCAGACTCAAAGGGAACTACGGATTATGTAACTCTACCCACTTCTCCAGTAGTAAAGCAAAAGGATTCACGGCCTTCAAATCTGGCTTGGAATGCGATGGTTAGTCAGACTTATGCGATGCGATCGGCGCCATTGCCTGGTAAGGTAGGGGCAACTTCTCGCATTGGATCACCGCCCAGAATTGTGCTACCACCTCGAGCCTCAGATCAACTATGTAGTATGAGAGTAGAGGTTGGGGTTTTATCAAAAGGGGTGGGACCTACAGGACTTAAGGGGATTCCAAACTATTCATCGAACTGTTTTGTGATTTCAGCCTACCAACTTGTTAAGAGTAATCCTCGGCTTTACGACGCAATTTTCACTTCGGAAAGATTTAAGGCTGATAAGCGCTTTGATGCTCTTAGAGAATTTGATCTTAAGTATGATTCTGGAGCTCTTTTAACCTTTCTTGATATGCAAAAGGTAAGAACAGAGTGTTTAACGCAGTTTAGGATTTCGTCGTGTGGACACCAGGATGCCTATGAGGTATTGACTCTAGCACTGTTTGAGCACCTTCCCCCAACCAGTACGGTTAAAACTACAGCAGTATATGAGTTTACCGTGCCTACTGCAGAAGTGGAAGAGAGACTTCGCGGAATGGAAAAGGTAGAGGTGTTGAGTCGCACGACGATACCGGATAGGTGGATACTATCTAGTGAGCAAGTTAGGGTTCAAGTTAGAAGAGAATTTCCACTGGAACCAGTGTCTTCATGGTCTGTAAGTTTAGATGGAGCTGATGCAGGAATTCAAATGGGTGACGCAATCAGGCGCGATCTTACTGAAGGACAAAGTCGAGAAACCTTTAAGCTTTCCTCTCAAGTTGTAGGAAATCAAGTGAGTAGAGAGTTTGTTTTTCGCCCTGGAGAGGAAGTGACGATTGCTTTAAAGCGCTTTGATAATTTTGGAAATAAGATTTCTAAGAAAGTTTCAGTTCCAAGAGGGGAGATCCAAATTGACGATGGAAGACCTCATGAAGTCAAAGGTTTTATCGTACATTTAGGACGCAGTAAAAGCTCAGGTCACTACCTGGAGTATCAAAAAGTTGGAGAGGATTGGTATCTAAATAATGATCGACTCTCGGCTCTAATTTCGACAGCTGAAGCGATTAGGGCGATGGAGGATGCTTATGTCTTCTACGCTGAGAGAACCTAA
- the trxA gene encoding thioredoxin, which produces MAEGSIQEVDDKGFDALIKEGVTVIDFFAEWCGPCRMLTPVLAEVAGELSGKVKFAKLDIEANHVTAKAHHVTSVPTMILYKDGEEINRLVGLRDAAALKDFALST; this is translated from the coding sequence ATGGCCGAAGGTTCAATTCAAGAAGTAGATGATAAGGGGTTTGATGCCCTAATCAAAGAAGGGGTAACAGTTATTGATTTTTTTGCTGAGTGGTGTGGTCCTTGTCGGATGCTTACACCAGTTCTTGCTGAAGTTGCTGGAGAACTATCTGGAAAGGTAAAGTTTGCCAAGCTCGATATCGAAGCAAATCATGTAACAGCCAAAGCGCACCATGTGACCTCGGTGCCAACGATGATTCTTTATAAAGACGGGGAAGAGATAAACCGCCTTGTAGGCCTCCGTGACGCAGCAGCTCTAAAAGACTTTGCTCTCTCAACATAA
- a CDS encoding DUF2905 domain-containing protein, whose amino-acid sequence MGRLIILVGVCLIIIGTLITLHIPMNWIGHLPGDFSLEWGGTIVFVPITTAIVFSFMLSVLLFLFSRR is encoded by the coding sequence ATGGGGCGTTTGATTATTTTAGTGGGCGTCTGTCTGATTATTATCGGGACGCTCATTACACTTCATATACCAATGAACTGGATTGGGCACCTTCCTGGGGATTTCTCTTTAGAGTGGGGGGGTACAATAGTTTTTGTTCCCATCACTACAGCAATTGTTTTTAGCTTTATGCTGTCGGTTCTACTTTTTCTTTTTTCAAGACGGTGA
- a CDS encoding tRNA (cytidine(34)-2'-O)-methyltransferase: MIIVLFQPQIPANTGNIVRTCHATGSELILVSPLGFKTDDKSLRRAGLDYWEGVKVTIINDLVEYLVTSPLPFYFFSSKGEASYSDASFEKDAILIFGSEVSGLAPEFHKRWPEKFFTIPMQKGSRCLNLSNSAAIVLYEALRQNKFTVLKKEKVEPTA; encoded by the coding sequence ATGATTATTGTATTGTTTCAACCTCAAATCCCTGCAAATACTGGGAATATTGTCCGAACCTGCCACGCAACAGGGAGTGAGCTTATTTTAGTTAGTCCATTAGGCTTTAAAACCGATGACAAAAGCTTGAGGCGCGCAGGACTGGATTATTGGGAAGGGGTCAAGGTGACTATCATCAATGATCTGGTCGAATACCTAGTCACGTCACCGCTTCCTTTCTATTTCTTCTCGAGTAAAGGAGAAGCCTCCTATAGCGATGCATCCTTCGAGAAGGATGCGATTCTAATCTTCGGATCTGAAGTATCGGGACTTGCCCCCGAATTTCACAAGAGGTGGCCCGAGAAATTTTTCACTATTCCGATGCAAAAAGGAAGCCGTTGTCTCAACCTATCAAATTCAGCCGCTATCGTTCTTTATGAAGCACTAAGACAGAACAAATTCACCGTCTTGAAAAAAGAAAAAGTAGAACCGACAGCATAA
- a CDS encoding FKBP-type peptidyl-prolyl cis-trans isomerase: MLLRNKFFSTIAIASSFLAIAAYAGGDSQNNALEESKKEDGKIDIQKVSEAFGHLIGKNLDSLGFEFNMEQVIKGMEDSVAGKSSPMNETECVQAISLVQEESFQKMASENLKEADNFMTNNARNEGVVELEKYKLQYKIETQGAGVVVEEHFSPMIRYTGKFLDGKVFGSSQEDELISLDETIQGFSQGIVGMKEGEKRTIYIHPDLGYGTSGYLPPNSTLVFDIEVVKANMTPEQEDSITLIPDEGTREIALPEGAKQEALR; this comes from the coding sequence ATGTTACTAAGAAATAAATTTTTCTCAACAATTGCAATTGCATCTTCCTTCCTAGCAATAGCAGCTTATGCAGGAGGGGACTCGCAAAATAATGCCCTAGAGGAGTCTAAGAAGGAAGACGGGAAAATTGATATTCAAAAAGTTTCCGAAGCCTTTGGACACCTCATTGGAAAGAACTTAGATTCGCTTGGCTTTGAGTTCAATATGGAGCAAGTCATTAAAGGAATGGAGGATTCAGTCGCAGGGAAATCATCTCCGATGAATGAAACTGAATGCGTACAAGCTATCTCTCTTGTACAAGAAGAGTCCTTCCAGAAAATGGCTTCAGAAAACCTTAAAGAAGCCGATAATTTCATGACCAATAATGCTAGAAATGAAGGCGTAGTTGAACTTGAAAAATACAAGCTTCAGTATAAGATTGAAACACAAGGTGCTGGAGTCGTTGTCGAAGAGCATTTCTCCCCGATGATCCGCTATACAGGAAAATTCCTCGATGGAAAAGTTTTTGGATCCTCTCAAGAAGACGAACTGATTTCTTTGGATGAAACCATTCAAGGATTTAGCCAAGGAATCGTTGGGATGAAAGAAGGCGAGAAACGAACCATCTATATCCATCCAGATCTTGGATATGGAACAAGTGGTTACCTTCCTCCCAACTCTACCCTGGTTTTTGATATTGAAGTCGTCAAGGCTAATATGACTCCTGAACAAGAAGATTCAATCACCTTAATTCCTGATGAAGGAACACGAGAGATTGCTCTTCCTGAAGGAGCAAAACAAGAAGCCTTGCGTTAG
- the aspS gene encoding aspartate--tRNA ligase codes for MDYRRTHCCNELSKDEIGKIVNLSGWVHRRRDHGGLIFIDLRDRFGLTQLIFDPEISKKAHEVASSLRSEWVITAKGKVRARGEGLTNPKLETGEIEVEVETFEILSKAKTPPFSICDDKTETHEETRLKYRYLDIRRGDVLDKLLMRNKAMIVTRSFLNNEGFTEVTTPILGRSTPEGARDYLVPSRTYPGNFYSLPQSPQLFKQLLMVSGMDRYFQIANCFRDEDLRADRQPEFTQIDIEMSFAYPEDIQEIIHRFLKALFKECLNYDVPDTIPSMSYRDCMENYGTDRPDLRFKMPLVRVDAIAKDSDFTVFKEQLQSGGCVKALCVKGGAEISRKEIDRYTEFVGKFGLRGLGWMKMQEGGLASSIVKFFSDKQLKALEETLEAEKGDLLLFAAANESLVNQSLDHLRRLIARDRNLINPNAYEFLWVTDFPCFEWDAEEDRPQATHHPFTMPHPDDLELLEQDPLKVRSNAYDIIVNGYEVGGGSQRIHDFEIQRKVFQALKLDGEEVKEKFGFFTEALQYGTPPHLGIALGFDRLVMILTKTENIRDVIAFPKTQKASDLMMQCPSSVHRKQLDELEIQAEPKEISWI; via the coding sequence ATGGACTATAGAAGAACACACTGCTGCAATGAATTAAGCAAAGACGAAATAGGAAAAATCGTAAATCTTTCTGGATGGGTCCACAGGAGACGGGACCATGGAGGACTTATTTTTATTGATCTCCGTGACCGCTTTGGATTGACTCAACTGATCTTCGATCCCGAAATTTCCAAAAAGGCACATGAAGTGGCCTCCTCTCTTCGCTCTGAGTGGGTCATCACTGCAAAGGGGAAAGTGCGTGCCCGAGGAGAGGGGCTCACCAACCCAAAACTAGAAACAGGTGAAATCGAAGTCGAAGTTGAGACATTCGAAATTTTGTCTAAAGCAAAAACGCCCCCTTTCTCTATTTGTGACGATAAAACCGAAACCCATGAAGAAACTCGCCTCAAGTATCGCTATCTTGATATCCGACGTGGAGATGTCTTAGACAAACTCTTGATGAGAAACAAGGCAATGATCGTTACCAGAAGCTTTCTTAATAACGAAGGGTTTACTGAGGTTACCACCCCTATTTTGGGGCGTTCTACTCCAGAAGGAGCCCGGGATTATCTTGTTCCTTCACGCACCTATCCTGGAAACTTTTATTCATTGCCCCAGTCACCGCAACTATTTAAGCAGTTGCTCATGGTAAGTGGAATGGATCGCTACTTTCAAATTGCCAATTGCTTTCGCGATGAAGACTTAAGAGCAGATCGACAACCTGAGTTTACACAAATCGACATTGAGATGAGTTTTGCCTATCCTGAAGATATCCAGGAAATTATTCACCGTTTTTTAAAAGCTTTGTTTAAAGAATGCCTTAATTATGATGTTCCCGATACCATTCCCTCAATGAGCTATCGAGACTGTATGGAGAATTATGGGACTGACCGACCAGACCTACGCTTTAAAATGCCTCTCGTGAGAGTCGATGCTATTGCAAAAGATTCTGATTTTACTGTTTTTAAAGAGCAGCTTCAAAGTGGTGGCTGCGTCAAAGCTCTTTGTGTTAAGGGTGGAGCTGAAATATCGCGAAAAGAAATTGACCGTTACACTGAATTTGTTGGAAAGTTTGGGCTCCGTGGTCTTGGATGGATGAAAATGCAAGAAGGCGGCCTCGCCTCAAGTATTGTGAAATTCTTTTCCGACAAGCAGCTAAAAGCACTGGAAGAGACTTTAGAAGCTGAGAAAGGAGACCTACTCCTCTTTGCTGCAGCAAATGAATCTCTTGTGAACCAATCCCTTGACCACCTCCGCCGCTTAATTGCAAGAGACCGAAACCTTATTAACCCAAACGCGTATGAGTTTCTTTGGGTTACTGACTTCCCTTGTTTTGAGTGGGATGCAGAGGAAGATCGTCCTCAAGCTACCCACCACCCTTTTACCATGCCCCACCCTGACGATCTGGAGCTTCTAGAACAAGACCCTCTCAAAGTACGCTCCAATGCTTATGATATCATTGTCAATGGTTACGAAGTGGGAGGAGGATCTCAAAGAATCCATGATTTTGAAATCCAAAGGAAGGTCTTTCAAGCTCTAAAGCTTGATGGAGAAGAGGTGAAGGAAAAATTTGGCTTTTTCACTGAAGCTCTCCAATATGGAACACCCCCTCATTTAGGAATCGCGCTGGGCTTCGATCGCCTTGTCATGATTCTCACTAAAACAGAAAATATCCGAGACGTTATTGCATTCCCTAAGACACAAAAAGCAAGTGACTTAATGATGCAATGTCCTTCAAGTGTTCATAGAAAGCAATTGGATGAGCTTGAAATTCAGGCTGAGCCAAAAGAAATATCTTGGATATAA
- the hisS gene encoding histidine--tRNA ligase, translating into MKYSLPKGTFDILPKEPKPQDSWKESVKWNHLETVIRTLVQEYGYQEIRTPIFEKTDLFIRGVGETSDIVSKEMYTFQDKGERSMSLRPEGTASVMRAFAQGQLQQLGAHHKFFYIGPFFRYDRPQAGRYRQFHQFGVEAIGNGEPEQDFESIELLYELYRRLGLKNLHVMINSLGDRPCREKYKSALLDYLKPHFDSLSEESQVRFTKNPLRILDSKDSKERELLKSAPSILDYLNPESKNHFETLCKLLEKQKIPFTITPRLVRGLDYYNHTVFEITSDVLGAQNTIGAGGRYDGLLPAVGGPDLPCIGFSTGIERILQTMQGQGIPFPEQVGPVVALIPLDEKAKEHCFSLLYQLRHTNISAEMIVAKKVQKALQHADQLKAQHAVIIGEKELEKNMVQIKEMKSRKTEETSLSNLTDYFSKRTSNGL; encoded by the coding sequence ATGAAATACTCACTTCCCAAAGGGACTTTTGATATCCTTCCTAAGGAGCCCAAGCCGCAAGACAGCTGGAAGGAATCGGTAAAATGGAATCACCTCGAGACCGTAATCCGTACTCTCGTCCAAGAATATGGCTATCAGGAAATCCGCACCCCAATTTTTGAAAAGACAGACCTCTTTATCCGGGGGGTTGGAGAGACCTCTGACATTGTGTCTAAGGAAATGTACACCTTTCAGGATAAAGGAGAAAGGTCTATGAGCCTTCGCCCTGAAGGAACTGCATCGGTGATGCGCGCCTTTGCTCAAGGTCAACTGCAACAACTCGGGGCCCACCATAAATTTTTCTACATTGGTCCATTTTTCAGATACGACCGCCCCCAAGCAGGACGGTATCGACAGTTCCATCAATTTGGAGTTGAAGCCATTGGAAACGGAGAACCTGAACAAGACTTTGAATCCATCGAACTCCTCTATGAACTCTATCGTCGGCTAGGCCTTAAAAATCTCCACGTAATGATCAATTCTTTAGGAGACCGTCCCTGCCGAGAAAAATACAAGAGTGCTCTTTTGGACTATTTAAAACCTCACTTCGACTCTCTTTCGGAAGAAAGTCAGGTCCGATTTACCAAGAACCCTCTTCGCATCCTAGATTCCAAAGATTCTAAAGAACGTGAACTACTAAAATCTGCTCCTTCGATTTTAGACTATCTAAACCCAGAGAGCAAAAACCACTTTGAAACTCTTTGTAAGCTTTTAGAGAAACAGAAAATCCCCTTCACGATTACTCCTCGCCTGGTTCGGGGATTAGATTACTATAACCACACTGTTTTTGAAATCACTTCGGACGTTTTGGGAGCACAAAACACCATTGGTGCAGGAGGACGCTACGACGGTCTCCTTCCAGCAGTTGGGGGACCAGACCTTCCATGCATTGGCTTTTCCACAGGAATTGAAAGGATCCTGCAAACAATGCAAGGACAGGGGATCCCCTTCCCTGAACAAGTCGGGCCAGTAGTTGCTTTAATCCCTCTCGATGAAAAGGCAAAAGAACATTGCTTTAGTCTTCTCTATCAGCTCCGCCACACAAATATCTCAGCCGAAATGATCGTCGCTAAAAAAGTCCAAAAAGCATTGCAACACGCAGACCAATTAAAAGCACAACACGCTGTTATTATCGGAGAGAAAGAACTCGAAAAAAACATGGTGCAGATCAAAGAAATGAAATCACGTAAAACTGAAGAAACTTCTCTCTCCAACCTCACTGACTATTTTAGCAAACGGACATCAAATGGACTATAG
- the pgtP gene encoding phosphoglycerate transporter protein PgtP, whose product MSVLDRLKPELPQSEIGSADEIKAKYKYWRIRIFYSIYVGYAFFYFTRKSFTFSMPALINDLGFDKADLGFLGTLLAVTYAISKFVSGLISDKSSLRVLMGAGLVLTGVFTIFAGLSSSVLFFAIFLGLNGLFQGWGSPPCAKLLTYWYSQTERGRWWGWWNTSHNIGGAVIPILCAFAIQTFGWRYAMHLPGVMAIVVGLFLINRIRNSPKQLGLPTIEKHRNDYPDDVEKGEVEQEKELSTKDILFGHILKNKLIWILAISYFFVYIVRISIYDWVQLYLMEEKGYTLMLAGSCVFWFEIGGIFGSLAAGYLSDTVFKGRRGPVNILFTIGVIGNLMVLWFIPSSSLLTISIATFVFGFLIFGPQMLIGMAAAELVSKEAAGTATGFAGLFAYAGAACAGWPVGRLIEDFGWPAFFLLLSICAGIAVLLLVPLWSKRASHASLAQTN is encoded by the coding sequence GTGAGCGTCCTAGATAGATTGAAGCCTGAGCTTCCACAAAGCGAGATCGGAAGTGCTGACGAAATCAAAGCTAAATACAAGTATTGGCGGATTCGCATTTTCTATAGCATCTATGTTGGGTATGCTTTTTTCTATTTTACAAGAAAAAGCTTTACCTTCTCAATGCCGGCACTTATCAATGACCTAGGCTTTGATAAAGCTGACCTAGGTTTTTTAGGAACCCTCCTAGCGGTTACTTACGCAATCAGTAAATTTGTAAGTGGTCTGATTTCCGATAAGTCTAGCCTTCGCGTCCTTATGGGAGCAGGGTTAGTTCTTACAGGTGTTTTTACCATATTTGCAGGGCTTTCTTCTTCGGTTCTCTTTTTTGCTATTTTTCTGGGCTTAAATGGGTTGTTCCAGGGGTGGGGATCTCCACCGTGTGCCAAGTTATTAACTTATTGGTATTCGCAGACCGAGCGTGGTCGCTGGTGGGGGTGGTGGAACACGTCCCACAACATAGGGGGAGCTGTAATCCCCATTCTGTGTGCCTTTGCTATTCAAACCTTTGGATGGCGCTACGCGATGCACCTTCCAGGGGTAATGGCTATTGTCGTGGGGCTCTTTTTGATTAACCGCATTCGAAATAGCCCAAAACAACTCGGACTTCCAACGATCGAAAAGCATCGAAATGATTATCCTGATGATGTCGAAAAAGGAGAAGTTGAGCAGGAAAAAGAGCTTTCTACAAAAGACATTTTATTTGGACACATCCTCAAAAATAAACTTATTTGGATTTTAGCAATCTCATACTTTTTCGTGTACATTGTTCGAATATCGATCTACGACTGGGTTCAGCTTTACCTAATGGAAGAGAAAGGCTATACCTTGATGCTTGCTGGGTCCTGTGTTTTTTGGTTTGAGATTGGGGGAATCTTTGGGAGCTTAGCTGCTGGTTACCTCTCGGACACTGTTTTTAAGGGAAGAAGAGGTCCTGTGAATATCCTTTTCACTATTGGAGTTATTGGTAACCTGATGGTTCTGTGGTTTATTCCTTCATCAAGCCTTTTAACGATTTCTATTGCAACATTTGTCTTTGGGTTTCTGATATTTGGGCCTCAGATGCTTATTGGAATGGCAGCTGCTGAATTGGTGAGTAAGGAAGCGGCGGGTACTGCGACGGGATTTGCTGGCCTTTTTGCTTATGCTGGTGCTGCTTGTGCGGGATGGCCTGTGGGTCGATTGATTGAAGACTTTGGATGGCCGGCATTCTTTCTGCTTCTGTCTATTTGTGCAGGTATTGCAGTTTTATTGCTTGTTCCACTATGGTCAAAGAGAGCTAGTCACGCGTCATTGGCTCAAACAAATTAA